Proteins from a single region of Acidovorax sp. NCPPB 3576:
- a CDS encoding ATP-dependent DNA ligase, whose protein sequence is MKDFAALYRALDASTSNLAKQAALQAYLRAAAPADAAWAVYFLAGGKPRQLVPTKLLRALAREVACLPEWLFDESYEAVGDLAETISLLLPAPTQVQALGLAEWMEHHLLPLRGMPPEALEATLRAQWASLAPEERLVYFKLITGAFRVGVSRLQVTQVLAAVSGVDAKRIAQRLMGYTHIGARPGEADYLRLVAAEGEGGDAAEGEARGHPYPFFLAHPLQLPVSQFDTVLGPPAQWIVEWKWDGIRAQIVRRGALAADGKDSAEGAGANAGIWIWSRGEELVSDRFPELQSLGAALPDGTVLDGEIVVWRAAEGGAAAHVRPFADLQKRIGRKTLTPKLLRELPVVLLAYDLLEEGDQDLRQRPQHERRARLDALLARVAHPALVASPVLQSERWDDLALQREQARSLGVEGMMLKARDAGYGVGRTKDVGTWWKWKIDPLSIDAVLIYAQRGHGRRASLYSDYTFAVWDGPPGTEGRALVPFARAYSGLTDAEMARVDAVIRKTTVETFGPVRSVRPTLVFELGFEGIARSSRHKSGIAVRFPRMLRWREDKPVAEADSVDTLAALLPRSDA, encoded by the coding sequence ATGAAGGACTTCGCCGCGCTCTACCGCGCGCTCGACGCCAGCACCTCCAACCTTGCCAAGCAGGCCGCGCTGCAGGCCTACCTGCGCGCGGCGGCGCCGGCCGATGCGGCCTGGGCGGTGTATTTCCTGGCAGGCGGCAAGCCGCGCCAACTGGTTCCGACCAAGCTCCTGCGCGCCCTGGCGCGCGAGGTGGCCTGCTTGCCCGAATGGCTGTTCGACGAAAGCTACGAGGCCGTGGGCGATCTGGCCGAGACCATTTCGCTGCTGCTGCCCGCGCCCACGCAAGTGCAGGCGCTGGGCCTGGCCGAATGGATGGAGCACCACCTGCTTCCCCTGCGCGGCATGCCGCCCGAAGCGCTGGAGGCCACGTTGCGCGCGCAGTGGGCCAGCCTCGCGCCCGAAGAGCGGCTGGTGTATTTCAAGCTCATCACCGGCGCGTTCCGGGTGGGGGTATCGCGCCTTCAGGTGACGCAAGTGCTGGCCGCGGTCAGCGGCGTGGATGCCAAGCGCATCGCGCAGCGGCTCATGGGCTACACGCACATCGGGGCCCGTCCGGGCGAGGCCGATTACCTTCGCCTGGTCGCGGCGGAGGGCGAGGGCGGCGATGCCGCCGAGGGCGAGGCCCGCGGCCACCCCTATCCCTTCTTTCTGGCGCACCCGCTGCAACTGCCGGTGTCGCAATTCGACACGGTGCTCGGCCCGCCTGCGCAGTGGATCGTGGAGTGGAAGTGGGACGGCATCCGGGCACAGATCGTGCGCCGTGGCGCCCTGGCTGCGGATGGCAAGGATTCGGCCGAGGGGGCCGGCGCCAATGCGGGCATCTGGATCTGGTCGCGCGGCGAGGAGTTGGTGAGCGACCGATTCCCCGAGCTGCAGTCGCTCGGCGCCGCGCTGCCCGACGGCACGGTACTCGACGGCGAGATCGTCGTCTGGCGCGCGGCCGAGGGCGGCGCCGCGGCCCATGTGCGGCCGTTCGCCGATCTGCAAAAGCGCATCGGCCGCAAGACCCTCACGCCGAAGCTGCTGCGCGAACTGCCCGTGGTGCTGCTCGCCTACGACCTGCTGGAGGAGGGAGACCAGGACCTGCGCCAGCGGCCCCAGCACGAACGCCGGGCGCGGCTCGATGCGCTGCTGGCGCGCGTGGCGCACCCGGCGCTGGTAGCCAGCCCCGTGCTGCAAAGTGAGCGCTGGGACGATCTCGCCTTGCAGCGCGAACAGGCCCGCTCGCTGGGCGTGGAGGGCATGATGCTCAAGGCCCGCGATGCCGGGTACGGCGTGGGCCGCACGAAAGACGTGGGCACCTGGTGGAAGTGGAAGATCGACCCCTTGAGCATCGACGCCGTGCTGATCTACGCCCAGCGCGGCCACGGCCGGCGCGCCAGCCTGTACAGCGACTACACCTTCGCCGTGTGGGATGGCCCGCCGGGCACCGAGGGCCGCGCGCTGGTGCCGTTCGCCAGGGCCTACTCCGGCCTGACCGATGCCGAGATGGCGCGCGTGGATGCGGTCATCCGCAAGACCACCGTCGAGACCTTCGGCCCGGTGCGCAGCGTGCGGCCCACGCTGGTGTTCGAGCTGGGGTTCGAGGGCATCGCCCGCAGTTCACGCCACAAGAGCGGGATCGCCGTGCGCTTTCCGCGCATGCTGCGCTGGCGCGAGGACAAACCCGTGGCCGAGGCGGATTCGGTGGACACCCTGGCGGCCTTGTTGCCGAGGTCCGATGCGTGA
- a CDS encoding ligase-associated DNA damage response exonuclease: MARGEVDLIVARPEGLYCTAGDFYIDPWRPVERAVITHGHSDHARVGHAHYLAHTDSEGVLRARLGADIALQTLAYGEAIEHHGVRLSLHPAGHVLGSAQVRLEHGGRVWVASGDYKTEADGTCVPFEPVRCDTFITESTFGLPIYRWPTQPVLFADIDAWWRANAAQGRPSVLLCYAFGKAQRILHGVDRSIGPIVVHGAVEPLNAVYRAAGVDLPPTFRVTDPGVDAQMLKTALVLAPPSAQGTPWMRRFARHADAFASGWMQLRGTRRRRGVDRGFVMSDHADWPGLQRAIGATGAERVFVTHGSVAVLVRWLCEQGLDAQSFHTEYGDEDDQEAAGAQTAPAQAAAQALEAEREGNAATPAIALPGGDAPLLADAALPPQGPGDVAAAATKARSKRAVKDADRSTDSVHTPPAGKAVPTSEPESPPSSAP, from the coding sequence ATGGCGCGCGGTGAGGTCGATCTGATCGTCGCGCGCCCCGAAGGCCTTTATTGCACGGCGGGCGATTTCTACATCGATCCCTGGCGGCCGGTGGAGCGGGCGGTCATCACGCACGGTCATTCGGACCATGCGCGCGTGGGCCACGCCCACTACCTGGCCCACACCGACAGCGAGGGCGTGCTTCGGGCCCGGCTGGGCGCCGACATCGCCTTGCAGACATTGGCTTATGGCGAAGCCATCGAACACCACGGCGTGCGTCTGTCGCTGCACCCTGCGGGCCATGTGCTGGGGTCCGCCCAGGTGCGGCTGGAACACGGCGGACGGGTTTGGGTCGCGTCAGGCGACTACAAGACCGAGGCCGATGGCACCTGCGTCCCGTTCGAGCCGGTGCGCTGCGACACCTTCATCACCGAATCCACTTTCGGCCTGCCCATCTACCGCTGGCCCACGCAGCCCGTGCTGTTCGCCGACATCGACGCCTGGTGGCGCGCCAATGCCGCGCAGGGCCGGCCTTCGGTGCTGCTGTGCTACGCCTTCGGCAAGGCCCAGCGCATCCTGCACGGCGTGGACCGGAGCATCGGCCCGATCGTGGTGCATGGTGCGGTGGAGCCGCTCAATGCGGTGTACCGCGCGGCGGGCGTGGATCTTCCGCCCACCTTCCGCGTGACCGACCCGGGCGTGGACGCGCAGATGCTCAAGACCGCGCTCGTGCTGGCCCCGCCGTCTGCCCAGGGCACGCCCTGGATGCGCCGCTTCGCCCGCCATGCCGATGCGTTCGCCAGCGGCTGGATGCAGTTGCGCGGCACGCGCCGCCGCCGGGGCGTGGACCGCGGGTTCGTGATGTCGGACCACGCGGATTGGCCCGGCCTGCAGCGGGCGATCGGGGCCACCGGGGCCGAACGCGTTTTCGTGACCCACGGCAGCGTGGCCGTGCTGGTGCGATGGCTGTGCGAGCAGGGGCTGGATGCGCAGTCGTTCCACACGGAATACGGCGACGAGGATGACCAGGAGGCGGCTGGCGCGCAGACGGCGCCGGCGCAGGCCGCGGCACAAGCCCTGGAGGCGGAGCGTGAAGGCAATGCCGCCACGCCCGCCATCGCATTGCCGGGGGGAGATGCCCCACTGCTTGCCGACGCCGCGTTGCCTCCGCAGGGTCCGGGCGACGTCGCTGCCGCAGCAACGAAGGCCCGATCGAAGCGCGCGGTCAAAGACGCCGACCGAAGCACGGACAGCGTTCACACCCCGCCAGCTGGCAAAGCGGTGCCCACTTCCGAGCCCGAGTCCCCACCTTCGTCCGCGCCATGA
- a CDS encoding F0F1 ATP synthase subunit epsilon, with protein sequence MNTIHVDVVSAEESIFSGEARFVALPGEAGELGIYPRHTPLITRIKPGSVRIEMADGGEEFVFVAGGILEVQPHRVTVLSDTAVRGKDLDDEKANQAKAAAEEAVKNAKSELDLAKAQSELAVMAAQIAALRKFRQKR encoded by the coding sequence ATGAACACCATTCACGTCGATGTCGTCAGCGCCGAAGAATCCATCTTCTCCGGCGAAGCGCGGTTCGTCGCTCTGCCCGGCGAAGCCGGTGAGCTGGGCATCTATCCCCGCCACACCCCGCTGATCACGCGCATCAAGCCCGGCTCGGTGCGCATCGAGATGGCCGACGGCGGCGAAGAGTTCGTCTTCGTGGCCGGTGGCATTCTGGAAGTGCAGCCCCACCGCGTGACGGTGCTGTCCGATACCGCAGTGCGCGGCAAGGACCTGGATGACGAGAAGGCCAACCAGGCCAAGGCTGCTGCCGAAGAGGCCGTCAAGAACGCCAAGAGCGAACTGGACCTGGCCAAGGCGCAATCGGAACTGGCCGTGATGGCCGCGCAGATCGCTGCGCTGCGCAAGTTCCGCCAAAAGCGCTGA
- the atpD gene encoding F0F1 ATP synthase subunit beta, producing the protein MAQVQGKIVQCIGAVVDVEFPRDQMPKIYDALKLDGSTLTLEVQQQLGDGIVRTIALGSSDGLRRGILVTNTGNPITVPVGKATLGRIMDVLGAPIDERGPVSQELTASIHRKAPAYDELSPSQELLETGIKVIDLVCPFAKGGKVGLFGGAGVGKTVNMMELINNIAKAHSGLSVFAGVGERTREGNDFYHEMADSGVVNLEKLEDSKVAMVYGQMNEPPGNRLRVALTGLTIAESFRDEGRDVLFFVDNIYRYTLAGTEVSALLGRMPSAVGYQPTLAEEMGRLQERITSTKVGSITSIQAVYVPADDLTDPSPATTFAHLDSTVVLSRDIASLGIYPAVDPLDSTSRQLDPQVVGEEHYAVARGVQGTLQRYKELRDIIAILGMDELAPEDKLAVARARKIQRFLSQPFHVAEVFTGSPGKYVPLSETIRGFKMIVAGECDHLPEQAFYMVGTIDEAFEKAKKVA; encoded by the coding sequence ATGGCTCAAGTGCAAGGCAAGATTGTTCAATGTATCGGCGCCGTGGTGGACGTGGAGTTCCCGCGCGACCAGATGCCCAAGATTTACGACGCCCTGAAGCTCGACGGTTCCACCCTGACGCTGGAAGTGCAGCAGCAGCTGGGCGACGGCATTGTGCGCACCATCGCCCTGGGCTCGTCCGACGGCCTGCGCCGCGGCATCCTGGTGACCAACACTGGCAACCCCATCACCGTGCCCGTGGGCAAGGCGACCCTGGGCCGCATCATGGACGTGCTGGGCGCGCCCATCGACGAACGTGGTCCGGTGAGCCAGGAACTCACGGCCTCCATCCACCGCAAGGCCCCTGCGTACGACGAACTGTCGCCTTCGCAAGAGTTGCTGGAAACCGGCATCAAGGTGATCGACCTGGTGTGCCCGTTCGCCAAGGGCGGCAAGGTGGGCCTGTTCGGCGGCGCCGGCGTGGGCAAGACCGTGAACATGATGGAACTCATCAACAACATCGCCAAGGCCCACAGCGGCCTGTCGGTGTTCGCTGGTGTGGGCGAGCGGACCCGCGAAGGGAACGACTTCTATCACGAGATGGCCGATTCCGGCGTGGTGAATCTCGAGAAGCTCGAAGACTCGAAGGTCGCCATGGTCTACGGCCAGATGAACGAGCCCCCAGGCAACCGCCTGCGCGTGGCCCTGACCGGCCTGACGATCGCCGAGTCGTTCCGCGACGAAGGCCGCGACGTGCTGTTCTTCGTGGACAACATCTACCGCTACACGCTGGCCGGTACCGAAGTGTCCGCCCTGCTGGGCCGCATGCCTTCCGCCGTGGGCTACCAGCCTACGCTGGCCGAGGAAATGGGCCGCCTGCAAGAGCGCATCACCTCCACCAAGGTCGGCTCGATCACCTCCATCCAGGCCGTTTACGTGCCAGCGGATGACTTGACCGACCCATCGCCTGCCACGACGTTCGCCCACTTGGATTCCACCGTGGTGCTGTCGCGTGACATCGCTTCGCTGGGCATCTATCCCGCCGTGGACCCGCTGGACTCGACCAGCCGCCAGCTCGACCCGCAAGTCGTGGGCGAAGAGCACTATGCAGTGGCCCGCGGTGTGCAAGGCACGCTGCAGCGCTACAAGGAACTGCGAGACATCATCGCCATTCTGGGCATGGACGAACTGGCACCGGAAGACAAGCTGGCTGTGGCCCGCGCCCGAAAGATCCAGCGTTTCCTGTCGCAGCCGTTCCACGTGGCCGAAGTGTTCACGGGCTCGCCCGGCAAGTACGTGCCCCTGTCCGAAACCATCCGTGGTTTCAAGATGATCGTGGCCGGCGAGTGCGATCACCTGCCCGAGCAGGCGTTCTACATGGTCGGCACCATCGACGAAGCCTTCGAAAAGGCCAAGAAGGTCGCGTAA
- the atpG gene encoding F0F1 ATP synthase subunit gamma, producing the protein MAAGKEIRGKIKSVENTKKITKAMEMVAASKMRKAQERMRSARPYSEKIRNIAANLGKANPEYVHPFMKENDAKVAGVIVVTTDKGLCGGMNTNVLRAVTTKLRELQSAGVSTEAVAIGNKGLGFLNRVGAKVVSHVTGLGDTPHLDKLIGPVKVLLDAYAEGKINAVYLGYTKFINTMRQESVVERLLPLSSSQMEAEKTEHGWDYIYEPDAQSVIDELLLRYVESLIYQAVAENMASEQSARMVAMKAATDNAGSVIGELKLVYNKTRQAAITKELSEIVSGAAAV; encoded by the coding sequence ATGGCAGCAGGCAAGGAAATACGCGGCAAGATCAAATCGGTGGAAAACACCAAGAAGATCACCAAGGCCATGGAAATGGTGGCCGCGTCCAAGATGCGCAAGGCGCAGGAGCGGATGCGCTCGGCCCGTCCTTACAGCGAGAAGATCCGCAACATCGCCGCCAACCTCGGCAAGGCCAACCCGGAATACGTTCATCCTTTCATGAAGGAAAACGATGCCAAGGTGGCCGGTGTCATCGTGGTGACGACCGACAAGGGTCTGTGTGGGGGCATGAACACCAACGTGTTGCGTGCCGTGACCACCAAGCTGCGCGAGTTGCAGTCCGCTGGCGTGTCCACCGAGGCCGTGGCCATTGGCAACAAGGGCCTGGGTTTCCTGAACCGCGTCGGTGCCAAGGTGGTTTCGCATGTCACCGGCCTGGGCGACACGCCCCATCTGGACAAGCTGATCGGCCCCGTGAAGGTGCTGCTCGACGCTTACGCCGAAGGCAAGATCAATGCGGTGTACCTGGGGTACACCAAGTTCATCAACACCATGCGGCAGGAGTCGGTGGTGGAGCGTCTGCTCCCCCTGTCTTCCTCGCAGATGGAAGCCGAGAAGACCGAGCACGGCTGGGACTACATCTATGAGCCCGATGCGCAGAGCGTCATCGACGAATTGCTGTTGCGCTATGTCGAATCCCTGATCTACCAGGCCGTGGCAGAAAACATGGCCTCCGAGCAGTCCGCGCGCATGGTGGCCATGAAGGCCGCCACCGACAACGCAGGCAGCGTCATCGGCGAGTTGAAGCTGGTCTACAACAAAACGCGCCAGGCAGCGATCACGAAAGAGCTTTCGGAAATCGTGTCCGGCGCTGCTGCTGTGTAA
- the atpA gene encoding F0F1 ATP synthase subunit alpha has product MQLNPAEISELIKSRIEGLAASSDIRNQGTVVSVSDGIVRVHGLSDVMQGEMLEFPANKEGAPSYGLALNLERDSVGAVILGEYEHISEGDTVKCTGRILEVPVGPELIGRVVNALGQPIDGKGPINAKLTDVIEKVAPGVIARKSVDQPLQTGLKSIDSMVPVGRGQRELIIGDRQTGKTAVAIDAIIAQKGQGVTCIYVAIGQKASSIKNVVRSLEQAGAMEYTIVVAASASESAAMQYVSAYSGCTMGEYFRDRGEDALIVYDDLSKQAVAYRQVSLLLRRPPGREAYPGDVFYLHSRLLERAARVNADYVEAFTKGEVKGKTGSLTALPIIETQAGDVSAFVPTNVISITDGQIFLETSLFNAGIRPAINAGISVSRVGGAAQTKIIKSLSGGIRTDLAQYRELAAFAQFASDLDEATRKQLDRGARVTELLKQAQYSPLPISLMGATLFAVNKGFMDDIEVKKVLEFEHGLHQFLKSSHGPLLAKLEQAKAMDKDAEAELTAAIGAFKKSFA; this is encoded by the coding sequence ATGCAACTCAATCCCGCAGAAATTTCTGAACTGATCAAGAGCCGCATCGAAGGTCTGGCAGCCAGCAGCGATATCCGCAATCAGGGCACCGTGGTGTCCGTGTCCGACGGTATCGTGCGCGTGCACGGCCTGTCCGACGTGATGCAGGGCGAAATGCTGGAATTCCCGGCCAACAAGGAGGGCGCGCCTTCCTACGGCCTGGCGCTGAACCTGGAGCGCGACTCCGTTGGCGCCGTGATTCTGGGCGAATACGAGCACATCTCCGAAGGCGATACCGTGAAGTGCACGGGCCGCATTCTGGAAGTGCCCGTGGGCCCTGAACTCATCGGCCGCGTGGTGAACGCACTGGGCCAGCCGATCGACGGCAAGGGTCCCATCAACGCCAAACTCACCGATGTGATCGAAAAGGTCGCTCCGGGCGTGATCGCCCGCAAATCGGTGGACCAGCCCCTGCAGACCGGCCTGAAGTCCATCGACTCCATGGTGCCTGTCGGCCGTGGCCAGCGCGAGCTGATCATCGGCGACCGCCAGACCGGCAAGACGGCCGTCGCCATCGACGCCATCATTGCCCAGAAGGGTCAGGGCGTGACGTGTATCTACGTCGCCATCGGCCAGAAGGCATCGTCCATCAAGAACGTGGTGCGCTCCCTGGAGCAAGCTGGCGCGATGGAGTACACGATCGTGGTGGCCGCTTCGGCTTCCGAGTCCGCCGCCATGCAATACGTGTCGGCCTACTCCGGCTGCACGATGGGTGAGTACTTCCGCGATCGCGGCGAAGACGCGCTGATCGTCTATGACGATCTGTCCAAGCAAGCCGTGGCCTACCGCCAGGTTTCGCTGCTGCTGCGCCGCCCGCCAGGCCGCGAAGCCTACCCTGGCGACGTGTTCTATCTCCACAGCCGTCTGCTGGAGCGTGCTGCCCGCGTGAACGCCGACTACGTCGAAGCCTTCACCAAGGGTGAAGTCAAGGGCAAGACCGGTTCGCTGACCGCACTGCCGATCATCGAAACGCAAGCCGGCGACGTGTCCGCCTTCGTTCCGACCAACGTGATCTCGATCACGGACGGCCAGATCTTCCTGGAAACCAGCCTGTTCAACGCAGGTATCCGCCCCGCCATCAACGCCGGTATTTCGGTGTCGCGCGTCGGTGGTGCTGCCCAGACCAAGATCATCAAGAGCCTGTCCGGCGGTATCCGTACCGACCTGGCCCAGTACCGGGAACTGGCTGCGTTCGCGCAGTTCGCCTCCGACCTGGACGAAGCCACCCGCAAGCAGCTGGACCGCGGTGCCCGCGTGACCGAACTGCTCAAGCAAGCCCAGTACAGCCCGCTGCCCATCTCCCTGATGGGTGCCACGCTGTTCGCAGTGAACAAGGGCTTCATGGACGACATCGAAGTCAAGAAGGTTCTCGAGTTCGAACACGGCCTGCATCAGTTCCTGAAGTCCAGCCATGGCCCTTTGCTGGCCAAGCTGGAGCAGGCAAAGGCCATGGACAAGGACGCTGAAGCCGAATTGACCGCCGCCATCGGCGCGTTCAAGAAGTCGTTCGCCTAA
- a CDS encoding F0F1 ATP synthase subunit delta encodes MAELATIARPYAEALFKASTSQPGADLNGTVAWVEEVAAIAANPQLRQLADNPKVTAEQVFDVITGVVRSALPEAARNFLRVIIENGRVDALPEVAAQFRALVNRRNGSSDAVVFSAFALDAAALAGLDAVLEKRFGRKLNVSVQVDESLIGGVRVVVGDEVLDTSVKARLEQMKAALTA; translated from the coding sequence ATGGCAGAACTCGCCACCATTGCCCGCCCTTACGCGGAAGCCCTGTTCAAGGCCAGCACGTCCCAGCCGGGTGCCGACCTGAACGGCACCGTGGCCTGGGTGGAAGAAGTGGCGGCGATTGCCGCCAATCCCCAACTGCGCCAGTTGGCGGACAACCCCAAGGTGACCGCCGAACAGGTGTTCGACGTCATCACGGGCGTGGTTCGTAGCGCGCTGCCCGAGGCGGCCCGCAACTTCCTGCGCGTCATCATCGAGAACGGCCGTGTGGACGCGCTTCCCGAAGTGGCGGCCCAGTTCCGCGCGCTGGTGAATCGGCGCAACGGCTCTTCCGATGCCGTGGTGTTCAGCGCATTTGCACTGGACGCCGCCGCGTTGGCCGGCCTGGACGCAGTGCTCGAAAAGCGCTTCGGCCGCAAGCTGAATGTCTCGGTACAGGTGGACGAATCCCTGATCGGCGGCGTTCGCGTAGTCGTGGGAGACGAGGTGCTCGACACCTCCGTCAAAGCCCGTCTGGAACAAATGAAAGCGGCCCTCACTGCGTAA
- a CDS encoding F0F1 ATP synthase subunit B: MSINATLFVQAIVFLILVLFTMKFVWPPIAKALDERAQKIADGLAAADRAKTELTAVNQRVEKELAQTRNETASRIADAERRAQAIIDEAKARATEEGNKIVAAARADAEQQSIQAREALREQVAALAVKGAEQILRKEVNAGVHADLLNRLKTEL; encoded by the coding sequence GTGAGTATCAACGCGACCCTGTTCGTTCAGGCCATCGTCTTTCTGATCCTGGTGCTGTTCACGATGAAGTTCGTGTGGCCCCCGATCGCGAAGGCCCTGGACGAGCGAGCCCAGAAAATCGCCGATGGCCTCGCTGCCGCCGACCGTGCCAAAACCGAATTGACCGCTGTGAACCAGCGCGTCGAGAAGGAACTGGCCCAGACGCGCAACGAAACGGCATCGCGTATTGCGGACGCCGAGCGCCGCGCTCAGGCCATCATCGACGAGGCCAAGGCCCGTGCGACCGAGGAAGGCAACAAGATCGTCGCCGCTGCCCGCGCAGATGCCGAGCAGCAGTCGATCCAGGCCCGTGAAGCCCTGCGCGAGCAGGTCGCTGCGCTGGCCGTCAAGGGCGCCGAGCAGATTCTCCGCAAGGAAGTCAACGCTGGCGTCCACGCCGACCTGCTGAACCGCCTGAAGACCGAGCTGTAA
- the atpE gene encoding F0F1 ATP synthase subunit C, with protein sequence MENVLGLVALACGLIVGLGAIGASIGIALMGGKYLEASARQPELINELQTKMFILAGLIDAAFLIGVAIALLFAFANPFVLA encoded by the coding sequence ATGGAAAACGTTCTCGGTCTCGTCGCTCTGGCTTGTGGTCTGATCGTGGGTCTCGGCGCTATCGGCGCTTCGATCGGCATCGCACTGATGGGTGGCAAGTACCTCGAAGCGTCCGCTCGCCAGCCTGAGCTGATCAATGAACTGCAAACCAAGATGTTCATCTTGGCCGGTCTGATCGACGCCGCCTTCCTGATCGGCGTGGCCATCGCGCTGCTGTTCGCTTTCGCCAACCCCTTCGTCCTGGCCTAA
- the atpB gene encoding F0F1 ATP synthase subunit A: protein MAAEAHAPTASEYIVHHLQHLQNIKQKSIVDFSVVNFDSVIVGLVLGFIALFVFWRAARTATSGVPGRFQAAVEILVEMVDNQAKANIHNAESRKFIAPLALTVFVWIFLMNAMDMLPVDLLPAIWAQIYGAAGHDPHHAYLRVVPTADLSTTLGLSFAILVLCLYYSVKIKGLGGWAHELVTAPFGTSKNPVFALILGVVNLLMQIIEYIAKTVSHGMRLFGNMYAGELVFMLIALMGGAAAMSLSGVLLPLGHIIAGSIWAIFHILVITLQAFIFMMLALIYLGQAHESH from the coding sequence ATGGCCGCAGAAGCGCATGCACCGACTGCCAGTGAATACATCGTTCACCACTTGCAGCATCTCCAGAACATCAAGCAGAAGTCCATCGTCGATTTCTCCGTGGTGAACTTCGATTCCGTGATCGTGGGTTTGGTTCTCGGTTTCATCGCACTTTTTGTTTTCTGGCGTGCGGCGCGCACGGCGACCTCCGGCGTGCCGGGCCGCTTCCAGGCCGCGGTCGAAATCCTGGTCGAGATGGTGGACAACCAGGCCAAGGCCAATATCCACAACGCCGAAAGCCGCAAGTTCATTGCGCCCCTGGCTCTGACTGTGTTCGTCTGGATCTTCCTGATGAATGCCATGGACATGCTGCCGGTCGATCTGCTGCCTGCCATCTGGGCCCAGATCTACGGTGCCGCCGGCCACGACCCGCATCACGCCTACCTGCGCGTGGTGCCCACCGCCGACCTTTCCACCACTCTCGGCCTGTCGTTCGCCATCCTGGTGCTTTGCCTGTACTACAGCGTGAAGATCAAGGGCCTGGGCGGCTGGGCGCATGAACTGGTCACCGCACCGTTCGGCACCAGCAAGAATCCCGTCTTCGCCCTGATCCTGGGCGTGGTCAATCTGCTTATGCAGATCATTGAATACATTGCCAAGACCGTGTCGCATGGCATGCGGCTGTTCGGCAACATGTACGCTGGTGAGTTGGTGTTCATGCTGATTGCCCTGATGGGCGGTGCTGCTGCCATGTCGCTTTCCGGTGTGTTGCTCCCTCTGGGGCACATCATTGCAGGCTCGATCTGGGCGATCTTCCACATCCTGGTGATCACCCTGCAGGCCTTCATTTTCATGATGCTTGCGCTGATCTATCTCGGCCAGGCGCATGAATCTCACTGA
- a CDS encoding ATP synthase subunit I, whose translation MKTNAPDHETEAEDSDFKPLSAEEAVQWRLRHPRISVWRIVWGQAFVGVLAALVAWLVSGKPTVAWSTGYGALAVVIPAALFARGMARHQTSAGSAMTGLFGWELVKVAMTVAMLAAAPRLVPGLSWLALLAGMVVTMKTYWIALMVRPGVRKTD comes from the coding sequence ATGAAAACAAACGCTCCCGATCACGAAACTGAGGCTGAAGATTCCGACTTCAAGCCCCTGTCAGCCGAAGAGGCTGTTCAGTGGCGTTTGCGGCATCCGCGAATTTCCGTTTGGCGAATCGTCTGGGGTCAGGCATTCGTCGGAGTGCTGGCTGCCCTGGTGGCATGGCTGGTTTCCGGCAAGCCCACCGTGGCTTGGTCCACGGGGTATGGCGCACTGGCTGTGGTAATTCCCGCTGCCCTGTTCGCTCGCGGAATGGCCCGGCATCAAACTTCCGCAGGAAGTGCGATGACTGGCTTGTTCGGCTGGGAGTTGGTCAAGGTTGCAATGACCGTTGCCATGCTGGCGGCGGCGCCCCGGCTGGTTCCGGGGCTGAGTTGGCTGGCATTGCTGGCCGGCATGGTAGTGACGATGAAAACGTACTGGATCGCCCTCATGGTGCGGCCCGGTGTCCGAAAAACCGATTGA
- a CDS encoding YbeD family protein: MTQPPSTPPPDDESATDPRRDSLIEYPSAFPIKVMGQKVDGFVHAVTELAHRFDPTFDASTIELRDSRAGNYLGVTITITATSRKQLDDLYRALSSHPMVKVVL, encoded by the coding sequence ATGACACAACCTCCTTCGACGCCCCCGCCAGACGACGAGTCCGCAACCGATCCACGAAGGGACTCCCTGATCGAGTACCCCTCGGCATTCCCCATCAAGGTCATGGGGCAGAAAGTAGATGGCTTCGTTCATGCAGTGACGGAATTGGCGCACCGCTTCGACCCGACGTTCGACGCATCGACCATCGAGTTGCGCGACAGCCGGGCCGGCAATTACCTGGGCGTGACCATCACAATCACCGCGACCAGCCGCAAACAGCTCGACGACCTGTACCGGGCCCTGTCCTCGCACCCCATGGTCAAGGTGGTGCTTTAA